The Flavobacteriales bacterium TMED191 genome includes the window TTTACCAATTAAATAATCATTAATATCATGAGCAGGTGTAACCTTTAAAGCACCGGTCCCAAATTCCGAATCTATATAATCATCAGTTATAATGGGTATCTCCCTATTAATAAGTGGAACAAAAACTTTTTTGCCTATAATTTTTTTATATCTTTTATCACTAGGATTTACACAAATAGCAGTGTCTCCCAAAATGGTTTCTGGCCTTGTAGTAGCTACCGTAATTACAGAGTTAGAATCAAGAATTTTATAATCCACATAGTACAGATTAGAGTTTTGTTCTTTATAAATCACCTCTTCATCTGAAATCGCTGTTTTAGCCTTAGGATCCCAATTAATCATTTTGTCTCCTCTATAAATTAAGCCCTTATTATATAGTCTAACAAATGTTTTAATCACAGACTCTGACATATCATCATCCATAGTGAATTTCAGTCTACTCCAATCACAAGAAACACCTAACCGTTTTAACTGCTGTAAAATAATCCCACCATGTTTATTTGTCCATTGCCAAGCATGTTTTAAGAATTACTCTCTTGATAAATTACTTTTATCAACCCCATCATCTTTTAATTTATTTAAAACCTTTGCTTCAGTTGCAATTGATGCATGATCAGTTCCTGGAACCCAGCAAGCATTAAAACCTAATAATCTAGCTCTTCTAATTAAAACATCTTGGATAGTATTATTTAGCATATGTCCCATATGTAAAACACCTGTTACATTTGGTGGAGGAATCAAAATAGTATAAGGTTTTTTATTATTGGGTTCTGAGTGAAAAAGATTATTCTCCATCCAATAGTTATACCATTTTAACTCTATGTCTTTCGGATTATATTTAGACTCCATAAATTTTTAAATAAAAAAACACAATTTACATATTTTTTACTAGATATGATTAGTATTGAATTCGTTGATTTTTAATTTGTAAAATTTAAGATAAAAATATAGCTTTGTTAAATCCTTAACTTTACATTTTAATCATGAAAAAAATATATTTTATTTTACTAATTGTATTTACCTATAATCTAATTACAGCTCAGGAAGAACTAACAATTAATTATAATGCACCAATAATCTCATTTGAAACTGAATTAATTGACCTAGGTACATTCATGCAATATGATGACCCAAGCTCAAAATGTGAATTCGTATTTACAAACACTGGTAAAGAGCCCTTGATTATATCAAAAGCTAAGGGGTCTTGTGGATGCACAGTTCCAAACTGGCCAAAAGAACCTATTATGTCTGGAGAATCAGGTGTAATTCAAGTAAACTATGATGAAAAAAGAATTGGTTCATTTAATAAAAGTATTACTATTACTTCAAATGCAAAAAACTCACCGCAAATTATCAAAGTCAAAGGAAAAATCTTAGCAACAGAAAAGAAAAATACCCAACCTATAAAAAAACAATCTAATTTAGCTCCAATAGCAAAATAACTTGTAATATTATGCCAAAGATTTCACAAAAAGGCAAACAAATGCCTGAATCTCCAATACGTAAACTTGTTCCGTTTGCTGAAAAAGCAAAAAAATCAGGTAAAGAAGTCTTACACCTAAATATTGGACAGCCAGATGTATTACCGCCAATAAATGTGATGCAAAAAATCAATAACTTTGATATTAAATCATTAACATATAGCCACTCAGCAGGAATAGAAGATTATCGTAAAAAGTTAGCAAGATATTACCAGAAAATCGAACCAAAAATTTCGTATAATGATATTTTAATTACAACTGGTGGC containing:
- a CDS encoding DUF1573 domain-containing protein; the protein is MKKIYFILLIVFTYNLITAQEELTINYNAPIISFETELIDLGTFMQYDDPSSKCEFVFTNTGKEPLIISKAKGSCGCTVPNWPKEPIMSGESGVIQVNYDEKRIGSFNKSITITSNAKNSPQIIKVKGKILATEKKNTQPIKKQSNLAPIAK